In a genomic window of Streptomyces sp. NBC_01231:
- a CDS encoding Vms1/Ankzf1 family peptidyl-tRNA hydrolase — MDLAFLHPLYEHPGPWASVYVSTSRHTEDTAHERHLTAVALSRELSRQGADEETCRAVREALEELKHSSEPHGRALFARAGEVVLDPPLTRAPDGDRALWAPLPHTAPLLELAGEDPVCVVAYVDRKGADFELRAGLGRQDAGTVTGRQYPIHRTSSADWSERHFQLRVENTWEHNAAEIADALAVCQEETHADLVVLVGDDREQRAVHDRLPKRLRDLVVEAPHGAGSRLLDEDVEQARVAHVRQRAERELERFLASREPGEDGRAGAVEGVPALVEAAREHRIEELLMRPDGPDAHREVWIGEEPDQLAMRRTDLKILGEQHSWSARADDALIRSAVATGALVLSVTPAPAAEETETPVGGMGALLRWK, encoded by the coding sequence ATGGATCTCGCCTTTCTACATCCACTCTACGAACATCCGGGCCCCTGGGCCTCCGTCTACGTCAGCACCTCCCGGCATACGGAGGACACGGCCCATGAACGACATCTGACGGCCGTGGCGCTGTCCCGGGAGCTGTCCCGGCAGGGCGCCGACGAGGAGACGTGCCGGGCCGTGCGGGAGGCACTGGAGGAGCTGAAGCACTCCTCCGAACCGCATGGGCGGGCTTTGTTCGCACGGGCCGGAGAGGTGGTCCTGGATCCGCCGCTGACCCGGGCCCCGGACGGCGACCGTGCGCTGTGGGCGCCGCTGCCGCACACCGCTCCGCTGCTGGAGCTGGCCGGCGAGGACCCGGTCTGCGTGGTGGCGTACGTCGACCGCAAGGGCGCCGACTTCGAGCTGCGGGCCGGCCTCGGCCGGCAGGACGCGGGCACGGTCACCGGCCGCCAGTACCCCATACACCGTACGAGCTCGGCGGACTGGTCGGAGCGGCACTTCCAGCTCCGGGTGGAGAACACCTGGGAGCACAACGCGGCCGAGATCGCGGACGCGCTCGCCGTCTGTCAGGAGGAGACCCACGCCGACCTCGTGGTCCTGGTGGGTGACGACCGGGAGCAGCGGGCCGTGCACGACCGGCTACCCAAGCGGCTGCGCGACCTGGTCGTGGAGGCTCCGCACGGTGCCGGCAGCAGGCTGCTGGACGAGGACGTGGAACAGGCCCGCGTCGCGCACGTACGGCAGCGGGCCGAGCGTGAGCTGGAGCGGTTCCTGGCCTCCCGCGAACCCGGCGAGGACGGCCGCGCCGGAGCGGTGGAGGGCGTGCCCGCGCTGGTCGAGGCGGCGCGTGAGCACCGAATCGAGGAGCTGCTGATGCGCCCGGACGGCCCCGACGCGCACCGGGAGGTGTGGATCGGCGAGGAACCGGACCAGTTGGCGATGCGCCGGACGGATCTGAAGATCCTCGGCGAGCAGCACTCCTGGTCGGCCCGCGCGGACGACGCGCTGATCCGGTCGGCGGTCGCGACGGGCGCCCTCGTGCTCTCGGTGACCCCGGCCCCGGCGGCCGAGGAGACGGAGACGCCGGTGGGCGGAATGGGCGCCCTGCTGCGCTGGAAGTAG
- a CDS encoding methyltransferase domain-containing protein, whose amino-acid sequence MSDARETAVYTHGHHESVLRSHTWRTASNSAAYLLGSLKPHMRILDIGCGPGTITADLAELVPDGQVTGVDHAPGILDRARATAAERGLTNVTFAVADVHALDFPDDTFCVVHAHQVLQHVGAPVRALREMRRVTKPNGFIAVRDSDYAAMTWYPASTGMDDWLDLYRRVARANGGEPDAGRRLKSWALEAGLTDVTATSSTWTFATAEERSWWSGLWAERTVASDYAERATEGGHATGERLRAVSEAWREWGAREDGWFSVLHGEILCRKQV is encoded by the coding sequence ATGTCCGATGCACGGGAGACCGCCGTCTACACACACGGGCACCACGAGTCGGTGCTGCGGTCGCACACCTGGCGCACCGCCTCCAACTCGGCGGCCTACCTGCTCGGTTCACTGAAGCCCCACATGAGGATCCTGGACATCGGCTGCGGTCCGGGCACGATCACCGCCGACCTGGCGGAACTGGTCCCGGACGGGCAGGTCACCGGCGTCGACCACGCGCCGGGCATCCTGGACCGGGCCCGGGCCACGGCCGCCGAGCGCGGCCTGACCAACGTCACCTTCGCGGTGGCGGACGTGCACGCGCTGGACTTCCCGGACGACACCTTCTGCGTGGTCCACGCCCATCAGGTGCTCCAGCACGTCGGTGCCCCCGTGCGGGCGCTGCGCGAGATGCGGCGGGTGACGAAGCCGAACGGGTTCATCGCGGTCCGCGACTCCGACTACGCGGCGATGACCTGGTATCCCGCGTCCACGGGCATGGACGACTGGCTCGACCTGTACCGCCGGGTGGCCCGAGCCAACGGCGGCGAGCCGGACGCCGGGCGCCGGCTGAAGTCCTGGGCGCTGGAGGCGGGTCTGACGGACGTCACGGCCACCTCCAGCACCTGGACGTTCGCCACCGCCGAGGAGCGGTCCTGGTGGAGCGGCCTGTGGGCGGAGCGCACCGTGGCCTCCGACTACGCGGAGCGGGCCACGGAGGGCGGTCACGCCACCGGCGAGCGGTTGCGGGCCGTGTCGGAGGCCTGGCGGGAATGGGGCGCGCGGGAGGACGGATGGTTCAGTGTGCTGCACGGAGAGATTCTGTGCCGAAAGCAAGTCTGA
- a CDS encoding DUF2795 domain-containing protein, whose protein sequence is MQRGSDRLSRHRDDEMKHELQGLLRSGHPTRAEEWNDPEPTADDDPEIAGGPVAPRAGASLEAVRLELARHLGRHSFPASTGDLAHVLRQENAPDALIEAMGRMPRKERHSNLEELARALTRGPGTAPEGDRQ, encoded by the coding sequence GTGACGACGAGATGAAGCACGAACTGCAGGGTCTGCTGCGGTCCGGGCACCCCACCAGGGCCGAGGAGTGGAACGACCCCGAACCGACCGCCGACGACGATCCGGAGATCGCGGGCGGGCCGGTGGCACCGCGCGCCGGGGCGTCGCTGGAAGCGGTCCGGCTGGAGCTGGCCCGTCACCTGGGCCGCCACTCGTTCCCCGCGAGCACCGGCGACCTGGCGCACGTCCTGCGCCAGGAGAACGCGCCCGACGCCCTCATCGAGGCCATGGGTCGGATGCCGCGCAAGGAGCGCCACTCCAATCTCGAGGAACTCGCGCGGGCGCTGACCCGTGGGCCGGGCACCGCCCCGGAGGGAGACCGGCAATGA
- a CDS encoding CBS domain-containing protein — protein sequence MTAEFVKDVMTAGVVAVRPDASLVEAAQLMRAQNIGDVLVADGQHVVGVLTDRDIAVRAVADGADPLTVSAQAVCTPDPVLVAPDDPVSAAVALMRAHAVRRLPVVEDGLPVGVVSLGDLAEAQDPDSTLADISRAEPGEERGGDGREIL from the coding sequence ATGACGGCCGAGTTCGTGAAGGACGTGATGACGGCCGGCGTGGTCGCCGTCCGCCCGGACGCCTCGCTGGTCGAGGCGGCGCAGCTGATGCGCGCCCAGAACATCGGCGACGTCCTGGTGGCCGACGGGCAGCACGTCGTCGGCGTGCTCACGGACCGGGACATCGCGGTCCGCGCCGTCGCCGACGGTGCGGATCCGCTGACCGTGAGCGCCCAGGCCGTGTGCACGCCCGACCCGGTGCTGGTGGCCCCCGACGACCCGGTGTCGGCGGCGGTCGCGCTGATGCGGGCGCATGCCGTGCGACGGCTGCCGGTGGTCGAGGACGGGCTGCCGGTCGGTGTGGTGAGCCTCGGTGACCTCGCCGAGGCGCAGGACCCGGACTCGACGCTCGCCGACATCAGCCGGGCCGAGCCGGGCGAGGAGCGCGGCGGCGATGGGCGGGAGATTCTTTGA
- a CDS encoding ATP-binding cassette domain-containing protein: MGHLEAAHLEYYLPDGRALLGDVSFRVGEGAVVALVGPNGAGKTTLLRLISGELKPHGGTVTVTGGLGVMRQFVGSVRDETTVRDLLVSVAPPRVREAARAVDQAEHGIMTVDDEAAQMRYAQALSDWAEARGYESETLWDMCTTAALGMPYDKAQWRQVRTLSGGEQKRLVLEALLRGTDEVLLLDEPDNYLDVPGKRWLEERLKETRKTVLFVSHDRELLARAAEKIVSVEPSPAGADAWVHGGGFATYHEARRERFARFEELRRRWDEKHAQLKKLVLSLRQAASISHELASRYQAAQTRLRKFEEAGPPPEPPREQDITMRLKGGRTGVRAVTCEELELTGLMTPFDLEVFYGERVAVLGSNGSGKSHFLRLLAGDTVAHTGRWKLGARVVPGHFAQTHAHPELEGRTLLDILWKEHAQDRGAAMSRLRRYELTNQAEQAFERLSGGQQARFQILLLELQGVTALLLDEPTDNLDLESAEALQEGLEAFDGTVLAVTHDRWFARSFDRFLVFGSDGRVRETAEPVWDERRVERAR; this comes from the coding sequence ATGGGACATCTGGAAGCCGCGCACCTCGAGTACTACCTCCCCGACGGGAGGGCGCTGCTCGGCGATGTGTCCTTCCGGGTGGGCGAAGGGGCCGTCGTGGCCCTCGTCGGACCCAACGGCGCCGGCAAGACCACACTGCTGCGGCTGATCTCCGGCGAGCTGAAACCGCACGGCGGGACCGTCACCGTCACCGGCGGCCTCGGCGTGATGCGGCAGTTCGTGGGCTCCGTACGGGACGAGACGACCGTACGGGACCTGCTCGTGTCGGTGGCGCCGCCCCGCGTCCGCGAGGCCGCGCGCGCCGTCGACCAGGCCGAACACGGCATCATGACCGTCGACGACGAGGCCGCCCAGATGAGGTACGCGCAGGCCCTCTCCGACTGGGCCGAGGCGCGCGGATACGAGTCCGAGACGCTGTGGGACATGTGCACCACGGCCGCGCTCGGGATGCCGTACGACAAGGCGCAGTGGCGTCAGGTGCGCACGCTGTCCGGCGGTGAGCAGAAGCGGCTGGTGCTGGAGGCGCTGCTGCGCGGCACCGACGAGGTGCTGCTGCTCGACGAGCCCGACAACTATCTGGACGTGCCCGGCAAGCGCTGGCTGGAGGAGCGGCTGAAGGAGACCCGCAAGACGGTCCTGTTCGTCTCCCACGACCGCGAGCTCCTCGCCCGCGCCGCCGAGAAGATCGTCTCCGTCGAGCCCAGCCCCGCGGGCGCCGACGCCTGGGTGCACGGCGGCGGCTTCGCCACCTACCACGAGGCCCGCCGCGAACGTTTCGCCCGCTTCGAGGAGCTGCGCCGCCGCTGGGACGAGAAGCACGCCCAGTTGAAGAAGCTGGTGCTCAGCCTCCGCCAGGCGGCCTCCATCAGCCATGAGCTGGCCTCCCGCTACCAGGCCGCCCAGACCCGCCTGCGCAAGTTCGAGGAGGCGGGGCCGCCGCCGGAGCCGCCGCGCGAGCAGGACATCACGATGCGCCTGAAGGGCGGCCGGACCGGAGTGCGGGCCGTCACCTGCGAGGAACTCGAACTCACCGGCCTGATGACCCCCTTCGACCTGGAGGTCTTCTACGGAGAGCGGGTCGCCGTCCTCGGTTCCAACGGCTCCGGCAAGTCGCACTTCCTGCGGCTGCTGGCCGGCGACACCGTGGCGCACACCGGCCGGTGGAAGCTGGGCGCCCGCGTGGTGCCCGGGCACTTCGCCCAGACGCACGCGCACCCGGAGCTGGAGGGCCGTACGCTCCTCGACATCCTGTGGAAGGAGCACGCCCAGGACCGGGGCGCGGCCATGTCCCGGCTGCGCCGCTACGAGCTGACCAACCAGGCCGAGCAGGCCTTCGAGCGGCTCTCCGGAGGCCAGCAGGCCCGCTTCCAGATCCTGCTCCTCGAGCTCCAGGGCGTCACCGCCCTGCTGCTCGACGAGCCGACCGACAACCTCGACCTGGAGTCCGCCGAAGCCCTTCAGGAGGGTCTGGAGGCCTTCGACGGCACGGTCCTCGCCGTCACCCACGACCGCTGGTTCGCCCGTTCCTTCGACCGCTTCCTGGTGTTCGGCAGCGACGGCCGGGTCCGCGAGACGGCGGAGCCCGTGTGGGACGAACGACGCGTCGAAAGGGCCCGGTAA
- a CDS encoding type 1 glutamine amidotransferase, whose product MRIAFLTAPEGVEQIELTDPWQAAKDAGHEPVLVSTKAGRIQAFEHLDKADTFPVDEVVGETSADSFGGLVLPGGVANPDFLRMDEKAVAFVRDFFERGLPVAAICHAPWTLVEADVVRGRVLTSWPSLRTDIRNAGGTWVNEQVKICDHGSNKLVTSRRPDDLKAFCEAFLDVFAEEAA is encoded by the coding sequence ATGCGCATTGCGTTCCTGACGGCACCCGAAGGTGTCGAGCAGATCGAGCTCACCGATCCGTGGCAGGCGGCGAAGGACGCGGGCCACGAACCGGTGCTCGTCTCGACGAAGGCGGGCCGGATCCAGGCCTTCGAGCACCTCGACAAGGCGGACACGTTCCCCGTGGACGAGGTGGTGGGCGAGACGTCGGCCGACTCCTTCGGCGGGCTGGTCCTGCCGGGCGGCGTGGCCAATCCGGACTTCCTGCGGATGGACGAGAAGGCCGTGGCGTTCGTCCGGGACTTCTTCGAGCGGGGCCTGCCGGTGGCAGCGATCTGTCACGCCCCCTGGACGCTCGTCGAGGCGGACGTCGTCCGGGGCCGGGTGCTGACCTCCTGGCCGAGTCTGCGGACGGACATCCGCAACGCGGGCGGCACCTGGGTGAACGAGCAGGTGAAGATCTGCGACCACGGCTCCAACAAGCTGGTCACCAGCCGTAGGCCGGACGACCTCAAGGCGTTCTGCGAGGCGTTCCTGGACGTGTTCGCCGAGGAGGCCGCCTGA
- a CDS encoding phosphatase PAP2 family protein, which produces MSPDVDLTVPKPGPRHLLGRLPVLDYRVFEFAAGRRWPGAERVLPRLSRSANHGVLWFATAAAMAASRTPRARRAAGRGLASLSLASLTINTLGKRSVRRARPVLDPVPLSRRLKRQPITTSFPSGHSASAAAFAAGVALESPSWGAVVAPVAFSVAASRVYTGAHFPSDVLAGAVLGVGAAFAVRALVPTRAQVVPPARPRAGVPALPDGEGLVMVANTGSGSADRVRGLRDSLPGAEVVECAPADIRTELEKAAARARVLGVCGGDGTVNAAAEIALRHDLPLAVLPGGTLNHFAYDLGVEGVRDLSRAVQEGEGVRVDVGRFTGGGQEGVFLNTFSLGVYPELVRERERWSSRIGGWPAGVLAALRVVRADRHPLEAEFRGEAGPLWLLFVGNGTYHRMGLTPGRRLDLADGQFDVRIVHGGRRPAARLLAAALAGPLPLPHSRLRSSGRYPRPAPAAVQVGRLHLAGVEPGTLLAYDGEVIEADGEVTLEKLPRALTVYRPVSPS; this is translated from the coding sequence ATGAGTCCAGATGTCGACCTCACCGTCCCGAAGCCCGGCCCCCGTCACCTGCTCGGCCGGCTGCCCGTCCTCGACTACCGGGTGTTCGAGTTCGCCGCCGGGCGCCGGTGGCCCGGCGCCGAGCGCGTCCTGCCGCGGCTGAGCCGGAGCGCGAACCACGGGGTGCTGTGGTTCGCCACGGCGGCCGCGATGGCCGCGAGCCGCACCCCGCGGGCCCGCCGGGCGGCCGGGCGCGGCCTGGCCTCGCTGAGCCTGGCCTCCCTGACCATCAACACCCTCGGCAAGCGCTCGGTGCGCCGAGCGCGGCCGGTGCTGGATCCGGTGCCGCTGAGCCGTCGGCTGAAGCGGCAGCCGATCACCACGTCGTTCCCGTCCGGCCACTCCGCGTCGGCGGCCGCGTTCGCCGCCGGGGTCGCCCTGGAGTCGCCGTCCTGGGGCGCGGTGGTGGCGCCGGTGGCCTTCTCGGTGGCCGCGTCCCGCGTGTACACCGGCGCCCACTTCCCGAGCGACGTGCTGGCCGGCGCGGTGCTGGGGGTGGGTGCGGCGTTCGCCGTACGGGCACTGGTGCCGACCCGGGCCCAGGTCGTGCCGCCGGCCCGGCCGCGCGCCGGGGTGCCCGCGCTGCCCGACGGCGAGGGGCTGGTCATGGTCGCGAACACCGGCTCGGGCAGCGCGGACCGGGTTCGCGGGCTGCGGGACAGCCTGCCCGGAGCGGAGGTCGTCGAGTGCGCCCCGGCCGACATCCGGACCGAGCTGGAGAAGGCGGCGGCCCGCGCCCGGGTGCTCGGGGTGTGCGGCGGCGACGGCACGGTCAACGCCGCCGCCGAGATCGCGCTGCGCCACGACCTGCCTCTCGCGGTGCTGCCCGGAGGCACGCTCAACCACTTCGCCTACGACCTCGGCGTGGAGGGCGTCCGCGATCTGAGCCGGGCCGTCCAGGAGGGCGAGGGCGTACGGGTGGACGTGGGCCGGTTCACCGGCGGCGGGCAGGAAGGCGTCTTCCTCAACACCTTCAGCCTGGGCGTGTATCCCGAGCTGGTGCGGGAGCGGGAGCGCTGGTCGTCCCGGATCGGCGGCTGGCCTGCCGGGGTGCTCGCCGCGCTGCGCGTGGTGCGGGCCGACCGGCATCCTCTGGAGGCCGAGTTCCGGGGCGAGGCAGGGCCGCTGTGGCTGCTGTTCGTCGGCAACGGCACCTACCACCGGATGGGCCTCACCCCCGGCCGCCGTCTCGACCTGGCGGACGGGCAGTTCGACGTGCGGATCGTGCACGGCGGGCGCCGGCCCGCCGCACGGCTGCTCGCCGCCGCCCTCGCGGGTCCGCTGCCCCTCCCCCACTCCCGGCTTCGTTCGAGCGGCAGGTACCCCCGTCCCGCCCCCGCGGCGGTCCAGGTCGGCCGTCTGCATCTGGCGGGCGTCGAGCCGGGCACGCTGCTGGCCTACGACGGCGAAGTCATCGAGGCGGACGGCGAGGTGACGCTGGAGAAGCTGCCTCGGGCCCTCACCGTCTACCGCCCCGTGTCACCTTCCTGA
- a CDS encoding DUF6158 family protein, with the protein MNEHDERGPTMTGVEPSQLDDQQLMKELETIHRTRHDTLLYASNDALRAHNDRMAQLEGEFLRRNPNRPVAAGRTREGARERGSGESATPRS; encoded by the coding sequence ATGAACGAACACGACGAGCGGGGCCCCACAATGACCGGAGTCGAACCCAGCCAGCTGGACGACCAACAGCTCATGAAGGAGCTGGAGACCATCCACCGCACGCGGCACGACACACTGCTGTACGCCTCGAACGACGCGCTGCGGGCGCACAACGACCGCATGGCGCAGCTCGAGGGCGAGTTCCTGCGCCGCAACCCGAACCGCCCGGTGGCCGCGGGCCGCACCCGCGAAGGCGCACGGGAACGCGGAAGCGGGGAGTCGGCGACTCCCCGCTCCTGA